The proteins below come from a single Bubalus kerabau isolate K-KA32 ecotype Philippines breed swamp buffalo chromosome 19, PCC_UOA_SB_1v2, whole genome shotgun sequence genomic window:
- the LOC129633697 gene encoding relaxin-3 receptor 1-like has translation MESARGSCRMARAFGAVLPLNWFGDASSRQPSNSSVGNGSESTRPTWGPRSLDGLEGVAEAGAALALRALIAGAYLALCAVGLVGNVLVLVLVRSQQRRRRSLLNCFLLNLAATDLQFVLTLPFWAVDMVRDFSWPFGGAMCKVVLTLTVLNMYASGFFLSAMSVARYYAVARALRPRRPGTLWAVCVCSLLWATAVLATAPTALFATAASIGGERLCLLRFPDGGPDWLAFYHLQKITVAFVLPLVTLGTCSLLLLRFLRRQRVRWPSGVRHRRRSRVTRALACVLLVFVLCWLPNQVLTFWGVLIKLNAVPWDRAYFLVQAYLFPVSICLAHSNSCLNPLLYCLLRRDFRQGLQELCGWAKHPADLRPGSPVAAPQPRGSLIRPEPGEPHLSR, from the exons ATGGAGTCAGCCAGAGGCAGCTGTCGCATGGCCCGCGCCTTCGGGGCCGTGCTCCCCCTGAACTGGTTTGGAGACGCATCGTCTCGGCAGCCCTCTAACAGTTCAGTGGGCAACGGATCTGAGAGCACTCGCCCGACCTGGGGTCCCCGCAGCCTGGACGGCCTGGAGGGAGTGGCAGAGGCCGGAGCGGCGCTGGCACTGCGCGCTCTGATCGCGGGCGCCTACCTGGCCCTGTGCGCTGTGGGGCTGGTGGGCAACGTGCTGGTGCTGGTCCTGGTGCGGTCCCAGCAGCGGCGCCGGCGATCCCTGCTCAACTGCTTCCTACTCAACCTTGCAGCCACCGACCTGCAGTTCGTGCTGACACTGCCCTTCTGGGCCGTGGACATGGTGCGCGACTTCAGCTGGCCCTTCGGGGGTGCCATGTGCAAGGTGGTGCTCACGCTTACGGTGCTCAATATGTACGCTAGCGGCTTCTTCCTTAGCGCCATGAGCGTGGCGCGCTACTACGCGGTGGCGAGGGCGCTGCGCCCCCGCCGGCCGGGCACCCTGTGGGCTGTCTGCGTGTGCAGCTTGCTCTGGGCCACCGCAGTCCTGGCTACCGCACCCACCGCCCTATTCGCCACAGCGGCCAGCATTGGGGGCGAACGCTTGTGCCTGCTGCGCTTCCCCGACGGCGGTCCCGACTGGCTGGCCTTCTACCATCTGCAAAAGATCACCGTGGCCTTTGTGCTGCCACTGGTCACGCTGGGGACCTGCTCGCTGCTGCTTCTGCGCTTCCTGCGGCGGCAGCGGGTACGCTGGCCGTCTGGAGTCAGGCACCGACGTCGCTCCCGGGTTACCCGGGCGCTGGCCTGCGTGCTGCTGGTCTTCGTGCTCTGCTGGCTGCCCAACCAAGTGCTTACGTTCTGGggggtgctgatcaagctgaaCGCGGTGCCCTGGGACCGCGCCTACTTCCTGGTGCAGGCCTACCTCTTCCCGGTGTCCATCTGCCTGGCGCACTCCAACAGCTGCCTCAACCCGCTACTCTACTGCCTGCTGCGCCGCGACTTCCGCCAGGGCCTGCAAGAGCTGTGCGGCTGGGCCAAGCACCCAGCGGACCTCCGACCCGGCTCTCCGGTAGCCGCGCCGCAGCCACGGGGCTCTCTGATTAGGCCTGAACCCGGAGAACCACACCTCTCA AGGTGA